One Prunus dulcis chromosome 7, ALMONDv2, whole genome shotgun sequence DNA segment encodes these proteins:
- the LOC117635925 gene encoding protein EFFECTOR OF TRANSCRIPTION 2-like, translating into MGDSDLTVAVTRLKREDCKRTKHDSHFSNWKILVGPSDWEDYSLGIEGAERYRVHNLPEKESPGVYELGIAVLRTGLGREIGKLDPDYIVPVYLGQADNVRTRLQQYGRSGAHLGNGCPTGHPSDRVQKGPGLFAEILSRDYPVVYRWAPMENKSVALKTETQLLNTFDYAWNTNINGARRPDDVLKKLKMVSSRPTRFVNIAQKFVPFSPKKVGTRIESSILLSPEDKFSAYANRESHNPLSRVFKLGRSQPRLVLDRIGITPENTIICGVDVGDGSICRMPPVPGRKRCAKHKGMRINGSTRVGISNSTVDSESECSAISSIEFHGAQIINSDPVESFASICGFILADGSVCRTPPVPGRKRCAKHKGMRINGSTRVGISNSTVDSESECSAISSIEFHGAQIINSDPVESFASICGFILADGSSCRRHPIQGRKRCDEHKGMRINRSTRVGISNSTVDSESEYSAISSRVFHDAQIINRYPVESFTSICGIILPDGSSCRRHPIRGRKRCDEHKGKRI; encoded by the exons ATGGGAGACAGCGACTTGACCGTTGCTGTGACAAGGTTGAAGAGAGAAGATTGCAAGCGCACCAAACACGACTCTCACTTCTCTAATTGGAAG ATTCTGGTTGGTCCTTCGGATTGGGAAGACTATTCACTGGGAATAGAAGGGGCTGAAAGATACAGGGTTCATAACCTCCCAGAAAAGGAGAGTCCAGGTGTCTATGAACTTGGCATTGCAGTCTTGCGTACTGGTTTAGGCCGTGAGATTGGCAAGCTTGACCCAGACTATATAGTCCCAGTGTACCTTGGACAAGCTGATAATGTGAGGACACGACTTCAGCAATATGGTCGTTCAGGTGCTCATTTGGGCAATGGCTGTCCAACTGGTCATCCTAGTGACCGTGTCCAAAAGGGGCCGGGATTGTTTGCTGAGATACTGTCAAGAGACTACCCCGTTGTGTACAGATGGGCTCCT atggaaaacaaaagtgtTGCGCTGAAAACAGAAACTCAGCTGCTTAACACATTTGATTATGCATGGAACACAAACATTAATGGGGCAAGACGCCCCGATGATGTCCTTAAAAAACTTAAGATGGTATCTTCAAGGCCTACACGATTTGTTAATATTGCCCAGAAGTTTGTGCCTTTCAGTCCGAAGAAAGTGGGTACTAGGATTGAATCAAGCATATTGCTTTCACCAGAGGATAAGTTCAGTGCTTATGCTAATAGGGAGAGCCACAATCCCCTTTCTCGAGTTTTCAAGCTTGGCAGATCACAGCCTAGGTTAGTTTTGGATAGAATTGGCATTACTCCGGAGAATACTATAATTTGTGGGGTGGATGTAGGTGATGGCTCCATTTGCAGAATGCCACCAG TTCCAGGAAGAAAGAGGTGTGCTAAACACAAAGGGATGAGGATTAATGGGTCAACTAGAGTTGGGATATCAAATAGCACCGTTGACTCAGAATCAGAATGCAGTGCTATTAGCAGCATAGAGTTTCATGGTGCTCAAATTATTAACAGTGATCCAGTAGAGAGCTTCGCTTCCATTTGTGGATTCATCTTGGCTGATGGCTCCGTTTGCAGAACACCACCAGTTCCAGGAAGAAAGAGGTGTGCTAAACACAAAGGGATGAGGATTAATGGGTCAACTAGAGTTGGGATATCAAATAGCACCGTTGACTCAGAATCAGAATGCAGTGCTATTAGCAGCATAGAGTTTCATGGTGCTCAAATTATTAACAGTGATCCAGTAGAGAGCTTCGCTTCCATTTGTGGATTCATCTTGGCTGATGGCTCTTCTTGCAGAAGGCATCCAATTCAAGGGAGGAAAAGATGTGATGAACATAAAGGGATGAGGATTAATAGGTCAACTAGAGTTGGGATATCAAATAGCACCGTTGACTCAGAATCAGAATACAGTGCTATTAGCAGCAGAGTGTTTCATGATGCTCAAATTATTAATCGTTATCCAGTAGAGAGCTTCACTTCCATTTGTGGAATCATCT